The nucleotide sequence AATCCGAGCACGCGGAGCTATCGCGGCTTCGACGGCCATATCTATGCCTGCCGCTGAGCTCTCGCGGCTGAGACAATGACGAGGGACTGGACGGCGCATATCGCGCCGTCTTCGTGCGGGGCCACGCGACGGCGTGGCAGACCTGCTATAGGATCGGCAACGAATTGACCCCCGAATTGATAGCCATGCCTGCCGCCGATCTGAAATGACCGAGCCTCAACCCGACCTGTTCGAGATGCGCCGGCTGGAATCGCTCTCCAACACCATCTTCGGTGTGGCGATGACGCTTCTGGCCTACGACCTGCCGAAGCCGAATTTCGCCCACATGCCGGGCTGGGACGATCTGGCTCACACCTATTCCGGACGCCTCGCCGGGCTCGTGCTCAGCTTCATCATCGCCGGGGTGTTCTGGATCAGTCATCACCGCCGGCTGGCGCGGCAGCCGTTCGGCAGCCGCTTCGTCGTCATCCTCAACCTGTTTTTCCTGCTGTCGATCGTGCTGCTGCCGGTCACCAACGGCCTCTACAGCAGCTACCGGCTGTCGAGCGCGGTAGCCGTGCTCTACGGTCTGCATCTGACCATCATCGC is from Bradyrhizobium sp. ORS 285 and encodes:
- a CDS encoding TMEM175 family protein, encoding MTEPQPDLFEMRRLESLSNTIFGVAMTLLAYDLPKPNFAHMPGWDDLAHTYSGRLAGLVLSFIIAGVFWISHHRRLARQPFGSRFVVILNLFFLLSIVLLPVTNGLYSSYRLSSAVAVLYGLHLTIIAALNAALWWLALSGGRHSEIAGAVFPVIVFVPGIALAAYAPEYVQYFWMLGFGGFLARRFVATKPAQPPGEGG